In one window of Leifsonia sp. NPDC080035 DNA:
- a CDS encoding bifunctional 3'-5' exonuclease/DNA polymerase, giving the protein MHIVLDRTASGGIVAVRPDEPGAAPTEMTARELPDFVREQEQGEGRPRWVWSDTRSWYPALLAADVRVERCVDLRLCHVILRTSALTARSGLATAPPGVWEAPLGVEVQEAPVAAALFDLEHSEPAQPPSALAEFASQQDAVAGSDDPRRLRLLLAAESAGALIAAEMRFAGLPYSAERHDALLSDLLGPRPSYGRPAVLERLTADIREHLDAPELNPDSPPDLLKALQRAGLMATSTRSWELKKIDHPVVEPLLRYKKLARLLTANGWSWLDAWVRDGRFRPDYLPGGVVTGRWATRGGGALQLPRQVRGAVVADPGWKLVVADAAQLEPRILTGLAGDEAMAAAGRGKDLYAGIVATGALDERAHAKVAMLGAMYGATTGESGRLMPRLTRAFPRAIRLVEEAARAGERGEVVTSRLGRSSPRPGGLWQATQAAASSADSTATDERRARSQARDWGRFTRNFVVQASAAEWALCWMADLRNRLTALAPGRPLREGPHLVYFLHDEVIVHTPVDLADAAAEAVEAAAEQAGRLLFGGFPVEFPVTAAVVDSYAEAK; this is encoded by the coding sequence GTGCACATCGTCCTCGACCGGACCGCGTCCGGCGGCATCGTCGCCGTGCGCCCGGACGAGCCCGGCGCGGCGCCCACGGAGATGACCGCGCGCGAGCTCCCTGACTTCGTGCGCGAGCAGGAGCAGGGGGAGGGTCGCCCGCGCTGGGTCTGGAGCGACACCCGGTCCTGGTACCCGGCGCTGCTGGCCGCGGATGTCCGCGTCGAGCGCTGCGTCGACCTGCGACTCTGCCACGTGATCCTGCGCACCTCGGCGCTGACCGCCCGCTCCGGGTTGGCGACCGCACCGCCCGGAGTCTGGGAAGCCCCGCTCGGCGTCGAGGTGCAGGAGGCTCCCGTCGCCGCGGCCCTCTTCGACCTGGAGCACTCCGAGCCGGCGCAGCCACCGTCCGCCCTCGCCGAGTTCGCGTCGCAGCAGGACGCCGTCGCCGGCAGCGACGACCCGCGCCGGCTCCGGCTGCTGCTCGCGGCCGAGTCCGCCGGCGCCCTGATCGCCGCGGAGATGCGCTTCGCCGGCCTTCCCTACAGCGCGGAGCGCCACGACGCCCTGCTCTCCGACCTGCTAGGCCCGCGGCCCAGCTACGGGCGTCCCGCCGTGCTGGAGCGGCTCACCGCCGACATTCGCGAGCACCTGGACGCGCCCGAGCTCAACCCGGACAGCCCGCCGGACCTGCTCAAGGCGCTCCAGCGCGCCGGTCTGATGGCGACCTCCACCCGCTCGTGGGAACTGAAGAAGATCGACCACCCGGTTGTCGAGCCGCTGCTGCGCTACAAGAAGCTCGCCAGGCTGCTCACCGCCAACGGCTGGTCGTGGCTCGACGCGTGGGTGCGCGACGGCCGGTTCCGCCCCGACTACCTGCCGGGCGGGGTGGTCACCGGCCGCTGGGCCACGCGCGGCGGCGGCGCGCTTCAGCTGCCGCGCCAGGTGCGCGGCGCCGTCGTCGCCGACCCCGGCTGGAAGCTGGTGGTCGCCGACGCCGCCCAGCTGGAGCCGCGCATCCTCACCGGTCTCGCCGGGGACGAGGCGATGGCGGCCGCCGGGCGCGGAAAGGACCTGTACGCGGGCATCGTCGCCACCGGCGCGCTCGACGAGCGCGCGCACGCGAAGGTCGCGATGCTGGGCGCGATGTACGGGGCGACGACGGGGGAGAGCGGCCGACTGATGCCGCGGCTCACCCGCGCGTTCCCCCGCGCCATCCGGCTCGTCGAGGAGGCCGCCAGGGCCGGGGAGCGCGGCGAGGTCGTCACCTCGCGCCTGGGCCGGAGCTCGCCACGACCGGGCGGCTTGTGGCAGGCGACCCAGGCCGCGGCCTCGTCCGCCGATTCCACGGCGACGGACGAGCGCCGGGCGCGCAGCCAGGCCCGGGACTGGGGCCGGTTCACCCGTAACTTCGTGGTGCAGGCGAGCGCCGCCGAGTGGGCGCTCTGCTGGATGGCCGATCTGCGCAACCGGCTCACCGCCCTGGCGCCGGGACGACCGTTGCGCGAGGGCCCGCACCTGGTCTACTTCCTGCACGACGAGGTGATCGTGCACACCCCGGTCGACCTCGCCGACGCGGCGGCGGAGGCGGTCGAGGCTGCGGCCGAGCAGGCCGGGCGGCTGCTGTTCGGCGGGTTCCCCGTGGAGTTCCCGGTCACCGCGGCGGTCGTCGACTCGTACGCAGAGGCCAAGTGA
- a CDS encoding NUDIX domain-containing protein, with translation MNSGDAWVEGPNGERFWGRFGAAGLLVHDLRRGILLQHRADWSHFGGTWGLPGGARHEGETAVEGALREAAEEAAVPADAVQVLFESVLDLGFWSYTTVVAQAVRPFEAHMADVESIELRWVPVGEVGGLPLHPGFGTAWPELRARLTALAG, from the coding sequence GTGAACTCCGGCGACGCATGGGTGGAAGGTCCGAACGGCGAGCGGTTCTGGGGCAGGTTCGGCGCCGCTGGCCTGCTCGTCCACGATCTGCGCCGCGGCATCCTGCTTCAGCACCGGGCGGACTGGAGTCACTTCGGCGGCACCTGGGGCCTTCCGGGCGGTGCGCGCCACGAGGGCGAGACGGCCGTCGAGGGTGCGCTGCGGGAGGCCGCGGAGGAGGCGGCGGTGCCCGCGGACGCCGTGCAGGTGCTCTTCGAGAGCGTGCTGGACCTCGGCTTCTGGAGCTACACCACCGTCGTCGCGCAGGCGGTGCGGCCGTTCGAGGCGCACATGGCCGACGTGGAGAGCATCGAGCTCCGCTGGGTGCCGGTGGGCGAGGTGGGCGGCCTCCCGCTGCACCCCGGCTTCGGCACCGCCTGGCCGGAGCTGCGGGCGCGACTCACCGCGCTCGCGGGCTGA
- a CDS encoding NUDIX domain-containing protein, which produces MPVRSAAILLHRDTGAGREVWIAHMGGPFWARKDDGAWSLPKGLVERDETDELTAALREFAEEMGSPAPDAAYEKLGEFRASGKTIVVFAAEASFDPAEIVSNTFEVEWPPRSGRMQAFPEVDAARWFPVEDARRKLTKGQQPVIDALLATLAR; this is translated from the coding sequence ATGCCGGTGCGCAGCGCCGCGATCCTGCTGCACCGGGACACGGGTGCCGGCCGCGAGGTGTGGATCGCCCATATGGGCGGGCCGTTCTGGGCGCGCAAGGACGACGGCGCGTGGTCGCTGCCGAAGGGGCTCGTCGAGCGGGACGAGACGGACGAGCTGACCGCAGCCCTCCGCGAGTTCGCGGAGGAGATGGGCTCCCCCGCCCCGGACGCCGCGTACGAGAAGCTCGGCGAGTTCCGCGCCTCGGGCAAGACGATCGTGGTGTTCGCGGCCGAGGCATCGTTCGACCCGGCCGAGATCGTGAGCAACACCTTCGAGGTGGAGTGGCCACCGCGCTCCGGGCGCATGCAGGCGTTCCCCGAGGTGGATGCGGCGCGCTGGTTCCCCGTCGAGGACGCGCGCCGCAAGCTCACCAAGGGCCAGCAGCCGGTGATCGACGCGCTGCTCGCGACGCTGGCCCGCTGA